In Arachis hypogaea cultivar Tifrunner chromosome 2, arahy.Tifrunner.gnm2.J5K5, whole genome shotgun sequence, a genomic segment contains:
- the LOC112748998 gene encoding small nuclear ribonucleoprotein SmD3b — MSRSLGIPVKLLHEASGHVVTVELKSGELYRGSMIECEDNWNCQLESITYTAKDGRTSQLEHVFIRGSKVRFMVIPDMLKNAPMFKRLDARIKGKGASLGVGRGRAVAMRAKAQAAGRGAAPGRGVPPVRR, encoded by the exons atgagtaGAAGCTTGGGAATTCCAGTGAAGCTTCTTCACGAGGCTTCGGGTCACGTTGTCACCGTTGAGCTCAAAAGCGGAGAACTCTACCGTGGCAGCATGATTGAGTGTGAGGACAACTGGAACTGCCAACTCGAGAGTATCACATACACTGCGAAG GATGGAAGGACATCGCAACTTGAGCATGTGTTTATTCGAGGAAGCAAAGTTAG GTTTATGGTCATACCAGACATGCTTAAAAATGCTCCAATGTTTAAGCGCTTGGATGCAAGAATTAAG GGCAAGGGTGCATCTCTGGGTGTTGGTAGAGGCAGAGCAGTTGCAATGCGAGCAAAG GCTCAGGCTGCTGGCCGTGGAGCTGCACCTGGAAGGGGTGTACCACCTGTCCGCAGGTGA